From one Planktothrix agardhii NIES-204 genomic stretch:
- a CDS encoding DNA-cytosine methyltransferase, giving the protein MINLTKKSLSRLLIINQGEQNLSQFKKRTAVELFAGIGGFRLGLEASQIQTIWANDINELCGQVYESNFGKNSIVLGDIQTINISDIPDHDLLTAGFPCQPFSSAGKKLGIRDQVRGTLFERIIEIIDTKKPEYFLLENVKRILTMEQGHHFKVILNALASLNYFIEWRIISPINFGISQNRERIFIFGTRCKFDLNRINLEDNLIFLNQSETEYLNFDLENIEKYLSPILDLKIKNYPWGIAYQNKMYSQSLPPFPDIYPPTRLKDILQSESEVEPQFDFTTDTLERIKHSKAVNRYYNGVEILYNQEGGARLGYTIFGVNGVASTLTASTSRHYERYQIDHKFRRLTPIEYARLMGFPDTWCRVAKIYDQYALFGNAVVPICIEWICQRIGQKNITIPPKKYKQLTLFN; this is encoded by the coding sequence GTGATTAATTTAACAAAAAAATCTCTATCCAGACTATTAATTATTAATCAAGGAGAACAAAATTTGAGTCAATTTAAAAAACGGACGGCGGTTGAATTATTTGCTGGAATTGGTGGTTTTCGTTTGGGGTTAGAAGCTAGTCAAATTCAAACGATTTGGGCTAATGATATCAATGAATTATGTGGTCAAGTTTATGAGAGTAATTTCGGTAAAAATTCAATTGTATTAGGAGATATTCAAACTATCAATATATCGGATATTCCTGACCATGATTTATTAACCGCAGGATTTCCCTGCCAACCTTTTAGTTCCGCAGGTAAAAAATTAGGAATTCGAGATCAAGTTCGCGGAACCCTATTTGAACGAATTATAGAAATTATAGATACGAAAAAACCAGAGTATTTTTTATTAGAGAATGTCAAACGTATTTTAACAATGGAACAGGGACACCATTTTAAAGTAATTTTAAATGCTTTAGCGTCTCTTAATTATTTTATTGAATGGCGAATTATCAGTCCAATTAATTTTGGTATTTCTCAAAATCGTGAGCGGATTTTTATTTTTGGAACTCGTTGTAAATTTGATTTAAACCGGATAAACTTAGAAGATAATTTAATCTTTTTAAATCAAAGTGAGACTGAATACTTGAATTTTGATTTAGAGAATATCGAGAAATATTTATCTCCTATTTTAGATTTAAAGATTAAAAACTATCCTTGGGGAATTGCTTATCAAAATAAAATGTATAGTCAATCCCTGCCCCCATTTCCTGATATCTATCCCCCTACCCGATTAAAAGATATTCTTCAATCTGAATCAGAAGTTGAGCCTCAATTTGATTTTACCACAGATACGTTAGAACGAATTAAACACAGTAAAGCAGTCAACCGCTATTATAATGGCGTAGAAATTTTATATAATCAAGAGGGAGGTGCAAGGTTAGGGTATACTATTTTTGGTGTTAATGGAGTTGCTTCTACTTTGACCGCATCCACTTCCAGACATTATGAACGCTATCAAATTGATCATAAGTTTAGACGATTAACGCCGATAGAATATGCCCGTTTAATGGGTTTTCCTGACACTTGGTGTCGAGTCGCTAAAATTTACGATCAATATGCTTTATTTGGAAATGCTGTTGTCCCCATTTGTATTGAATGGATTTGTCAGAGAATTGGACAAAAAAATATAACAATTCCGCCTAAGAAATATAAACAACTAACTTTATTTAATTAA
- a CDS encoding beta-Ig-H3/fasciclin — translation MADIVDIAVSAGSFTTLVAAVQAAGLVEALKSPGPFTVFAPNDEAFAKLPPGTVQTLVQNPPQLARILKFHVVLGKLTKADLEKLGSVTSLEGSPIPINCSDGFEVKNATVLAPDIEADNGIIHVIDTVILMG, via the coding sequence ATGGCTGATATTGTTGATATTGCTGTAAGTGCGGGTTCATTTACAACCCTGGTAGCCGCTGTTCAAGCCGCAGGTTTAGTGGAAGCATTAAAAAGTCCTGGCCCTTTTACTGTGTTTGCACCCAATGACGAAGCGTTTGCAAAACTTCCCCCTGGAACAGTACAAACCTTAGTTCAAAATCCACCGCAGTTAGCTAGAATTCTAAAATTTCATGTTGTTTTGGGTAAACTAACAAAAGCCGATTTAGAAAAATTAGGTTCTGTTACTTCTTTGGAAGGTTCACCAATTCCGATTAACTGTTCCGATGGTTTTGAAGTTAAAAATGCCACGGTACTCGCTCCCGATATTGAAGCGGATAATGGCATTATTCATGTTATTGATACGGTGATTTTAATGGGTTAA
- a CDS encoding putative type II restriction enzyme NspV translates to MEQLTVSLLKNEAGKFAQILSSKDIPDLYGITDGKAVGTYVEQVFNQYLKARYIYTPGSAASGIDFPEQQVDLKVTSICQPQSSCPFRDASQKIYGLGYHLLVLVYEKIDQDILRASRLVFKNAVFVHKDQTGDYQTTYGLREILRRQGNLDDVIAFLEERNLPVDEIGRQLLAERIINHPPELGYLTISNALQWRLQYRRIIEQATLGIEGVENLIG, encoded by the coding sequence ATGGAACAATTAACGGTATCATTACTAAAAAACGAAGCAGGAAAATTTGCTCAGATATTGAGTTCAAAAGATATTCCTGATTTATATGGAATCACAGATGGAAAAGCGGTAGGTACTTATGTTGAACAAGTTTTTAATCAATATTTGAAAGCCAGATATATTTACACTCCTGGAAGTGCTGCTAGTGGTATTGATTTTCCAGAACAACAAGTTGATTTGAAGGTAACATCCATTTGTCAACCTCAATCTTCTTGTCCTTTTCGAGATGCGAGTCAAAAAATATATGGGTTAGGATATCATCTTTTAGTCTTAGTCTATGAAAAAATTGATCAAGATATTTTAAGAGCAAGTCGGTTAGTTTTTAAAAACGCTGTTTTTGTGCATAAAGATCAAACAGGAGATTATCAAACAACCTATGGTTTAAGGGAAATTCTGCGTCGTCAAGGAAATTTAGATGATGTTATTGCTTTTTTAGAAGAGCGTAATTTACCCGTTGATGAAATTGGACGACAACTGTTAGCAGAAAGAATTATAAATCACCCCCCTGAACTGGGTTATTTAACCATTTCAAACGCTCTACAATGGCGATTACAATACAGAAGAATTATCGAACAAGCAACTTTAGGAATTGAGGGTGTAGAAAATTTAATCGGATAA